A single region of the Halobacterium wangiae genome encodes:
- the ilvC gene encoding ketol-acid reductoisomerase: protein MTETDFTQPVYHESDVDRRHVDDKTVAVLGYGSQGHAHAQNLADSGVDVVVGLREDSSSRSAAEADGLRVETPTQAASEADVVSMLVPDTAQPSVFAAIEPELDAGDTLQFAHGFNIHYGQIEPPEDVDVTMIAPKSPGHLVRRNYENGEGTPALLAVYQDATGSARQEALAYAHALGCARAGVVETTFREETETDLFGEQAVLCGGIAELTKMGYETLVDAGYSPEMAYFECMNEIKLIVDLMYEGGLAAMWDSVSDTAEYGGLTRGEAVIDDAVRENMEEVLEEVQNGQFATEWVAENQANRPSYRQRRKAEQNHEIEDVGERLRALFAWADEETNEETAEEREREPEVSADD, encoded by the coding sequence ATGACAGAGACAGATTTCACGCAGCCAGTGTACCACGAATCGGACGTAGACCGACGACACGTCGACGACAAGACCGTCGCCGTGCTCGGCTACGGCAGCCAGGGCCACGCCCACGCACAGAACCTCGCGGACAGCGGCGTCGACGTCGTCGTGGGCCTCCGCGAGGACTCCTCGTCGCGGTCGGCCGCCGAGGCGGACGGCCTGCGCGTCGAGACGCCGACGCAGGCGGCCAGCGAGGCCGACGTCGTCTCGATGCTCGTCCCGGACACCGCCCAGCCGTCTGTGTTCGCGGCCATCGAACCCGAACTGGACGCCGGTGACACGCTCCAGTTCGCGCACGGCTTCAACATCCACTACGGTCAGATCGAACCGCCGGAGGACGTCGACGTGACGATGATCGCGCCGAAGTCGCCCGGCCACCTCGTGCGCCGCAACTACGAGAACGGCGAGGGGACGCCCGCGCTGCTCGCCGTGTACCAGGACGCCACCGGTAGCGCCCGACAGGAGGCGCTCGCCTACGCCCACGCGCTCGGTTGCGCCCGCGCGGGCGTCGTCGAGACGACGTTCCGCGAGGAGACCGAGACCGACCTGTTCGGCGAGCAGGCCGTCCTCTGTGGCGGCATCGCCGAACTCACGAAGATGGGGTACGAGACGCTCGTCGACGCGGGCTACAGCCCCGAGATGGCGTACTTCGAGTGCATGAACGAGATCAAGCTCATCGTCGACCTGATGTACGAGGGTGGGCTGGCCGCGATGTGGGACTCCGTCTCCGACACTGCCGAGTACGGTGGCCTCACGCGCGGTGAAGCGGTCATCGACGACGCCGTGCGAGAGAACATGGAGGAGGTCCTCGAGGAGGTCCAGAACGGCCAGTTCGCCACCGAGTGGGTGGCCGAGAACCAGGCCAACCGACCCTCGTACCGCCAGCGCCGCAAGGCCGAGCAGAACCACGAGATCGAGGACGTCGGCGAGCGCCTGCGCGCGCTGTTCGCGTGGGCCGACGAGGAGACCAACGAGGAGACTGCAGAGGAGCGCGAGCGAGAGCCGGAGGTGTCCGCGGATGACTGA
- a CDS encoding sensor histidine kinase, which produces MAFQATPYTLPLAASGLAFVAFSVYIVTQPGTRNRGDRVAVPLMAATGVWMLGYAAELSVTTTNAQLLFARVQYLGTVSVPLLWFAYILTYVGYDDLLTRRRWVVLATPPVVVFALALAYPASHLVWEGVETVDLGTFVALETDHGPVFYGFMAYVYALVAASVWLLVRHRSHAVDLYSRQTTALLVGALAPAITGVVYISGVNPIPSLNLPVLAFVVTAGVVAWSVARNELFTLTPVAWETVVRQLDRPVFVVDDDDRVVAANPAGRDVAAAPVGSLATDALTPVLGDDCWRKPGAYECEAVHAGEPRTYEVSVTSVDQAGARTGRVVLLQDVTERQVREERLEEFASVVSHDLRNPLNVARGHLELGRESGDDAHFETADDALDRMERIIDDLLTLAREGDADVDGEVMSLDAAARTAWDAVDTIDADATIDVQTDGSVVADETALLRLLENLFRNSVEHGTTSPDGTSADGSVTVTVGATDDGFFVADDGPGIPAEDRENVFERGYTTSENGTGFGLAIVQEVADAHGWGLSLTTATGEGTRFDVTVE; this is translated from the coding sequence ATGGCGTTCCAGGCGACCCCGTACACGCTGCCGCTCGCCGCCTCCGGGCTGGCGTTCGTGGCATTCAGCGTCTACATCGTGACCCAGCCCGGCACCCGCAACCGGGGCGATCGGGTGGCGGTGCCGCTGATGGCCGCGACGGGGGTGTGGATGCTGGGGTACGCCGCGGAACTCTCCGTGACGACGACGAACGCCCAGCTGCTGTTCGCCCGCGTCCAGTACCTCGGGACCGTCTCCGTCCCGCTGCTCTGGTTCGCGTACATCCTCACGTACGTCGGCTACGACGACCTGCTCACGCGGCGTCGGTGGGTGGTCCTCGCCACGCCGCCGGTCGTCGTGTTCGCACTCGCGCTCGCCTACCCCGCCTCGCACCTCGTGTGGGAGGGCGTGGAGACTGTCGACCTCGGCACGTTCGTGGCGCTGGAGACCGACCACGGCCCAGTGTTCTACGGGTTCATGGCGTACGTGTACGCGCTGGTCGCCGCGTCCGTCTGGCTGCTCGTCCGCCACCGCTCGCACGCCGTCGACCTCTACAGCCGTCAGACAACGGCGCTACTCGTCGGTGCGCTCGCCCCTGCAATCACGGGGGTCGTCTACATCTCGGGTGTGAACCCGATTCCATCGCTGAACCTCCCGGTGCTCGCCTTCGTCGTCACCGCGGGCGTCGTCGCGTGGAGCGTCGCCCGCAACGAACTGTTCACACTCACGCCGGTCGCCTGGGAGACGGTCGTCAGGCAGCTCGACCGTCCCGTGTTCGTCGTCGACGACGACGACCGCGTCGTCGCTGCGAACCCCGCTGGCCGCGACGTCGCCGCGGCACCCGTCGGGTCGCTCGCCACCGACGCGCTCACGCCGGTGCTCGGTGACGACTGCTGGCGGAAGCCGGGGGCCTACGAGTGCGAGGCCGTCCACGCCGGCGAACCCCGCACCTACGAGGTGTCCGTCACGTCCGTCGACCAGGCGGGGGCGCGGACCGGCCGGGTCGTCCTCCTCCAGGACGTCACCGAGCGGCAGGTCCGCGAGGAGCGCCTCGAGGAGTTCGCCAGCGTCGTCAGCCACGACCTCCGGAACCCGCTGAACGTCGCGCGCGGCCACCTCGAACTCGGCCGCGAGAGCGGCGACGACGCCCACTTCGAGACGGCCGACGACGCACTCGACCGCATGGAACGCATCATCGACGACCTGCTCACGCTCGCCCGCGAGGGCGACGCCGACGTCGACGGCGAGGTGATGTCGCTGGACGCGGCGGCTCGGACGGCGTGGGACGCTGTCGACACGATCGACGCCGACGCGACCATCGACGTGCAGACCGACGGCTCGGTGGTCGCCGACGAGACCGCGCTGCTCCGCCTGCTGGAGAACCTCTTCCGGAACTCGGTCGAGCACGGAACCACGAGCCCGGACGGAACGTCGGCGGACGGCAGCGTGACCGTCACCGTCGGTGCCACCGACGACGGGTTCTTCGTCGCGGACGACGGCCCGGGAATCCCCGCGGAGGACCGCGAGAACGTCTTCGAACGCGGGTACACGACCAGCGAGAACGGCACGGGCTTCGGCCTCGCCATCGTCCAGGAAGTCGCCGACGCCCACGGCTGGGGCCTCTCGCTGACGACCGCAACGGGCGAAGGCACCCGGTTCGACGTCACGGTCGAGTGA
- the ilvN gene encoding acetolactate synthase small subunit, which produces MSERQDQQGLRGPAPEDRQRPTGRRNAQGIRIDPETEAEHPPRRTVISALVEHEPGVLARVSGLFSRRQFNIESLTVADTQNDDWARITVVVEEPDPGIDQVEKQLEKVVPVIHVRELAADAVTRELVVVKVDADRPNEVHAITEMYGGKTLDAGPRTITVELTGDEQKIDDAIDAFRQFGIREIARTGQTALARGETKTAVVPEYLK; this is translated from the coding sequence ATGAGCGAGCGACAGGACCAGCAGGGCCTGCGGGGGCCGGCCCCGGAGGACCGGCAGCGACCCACGGGCCGCCGGAACGCCCAGGGCATCCGCATCGACCCGGAGACGGAGGCCGAACACCCGCCGCGCCGCACCGTCATCTCCGCGCTCGTCGAACACGAGCCGGGCGTGCTGGCGCGCGTCTCCGGGCTGTTCAGCCGACGACAGTTCAACATCGAGTCGCTGACCGTCGCGGACACCCAGAACGACGACTGGGCGCGCATCACCGTCGTCGTCGAGGAACCGGACCCCGGCATCGACCAGGTCGAGAAGCAACTCGAGAAGGTCGTCCCGGTCATCCACGTCCGCGAACTCGCAGCGGACGCCGTGACGCGGGAGCTCGTGGTGGTGAAGGTGGACGCGGACCGACCGAACGAGGTCCACGCCATCACGGAGATGTACGGCGGGAAGACCCTCGACGCCGGTCCCCGGACGATCACGGTCGAGTTGACCGGCGACGAGCAGAAGATAGACGACGCCATCGACGCCTTCCGTCAGTTCGGCATCCGCGAGATCGCGCGGACCGGACAGACGGCGCTGGCGCGTGGCGAGACCAAGACAGCAGTCGTTCCAGAGTACCTCAAATGA
- a CDS encoding DUF6149 family protein has product MKIRQNVRHFASRKALELPGLRDVVRPKLVDLHVRIFAEKAPEAKRAEREDHLEGFFDATMDMYLAALQEGYTEASAREITHVVGNFDFYNHGWAEMMEFPPEELSTHYDRYAGFFDAHGISIDDPLGEFRPAGGVPDAPTTPEKLDDATFENAAAGYEDDVYVETEDGEVRRGDVEEPDDVDPDDSPFA; this is encoded by the coding sequence ATGAAGATCCGTCAGAACGTCCGTCACTTCGCGTCCCGGAAGGCGCTCGAACTGCCCGGGCTCCGCGACGTCGTGCGGCCGAAACTCGTCGACCTCCACGTCCGTATCTTCGCCGAGAAGGCGCCCGAGGCCAAGCGCGCGGAGCGCGAGGACCACCTCGAGGGCTTCTTCGACGCGACGATGGACATGTACCTCGCCGCCCTCCAGGAGGGGTACACGGAGGCCTCGGCCCGCGAGATCACCCACGTCGTCGGGAACTTCGACTTCTACAACCACGGCTGGGCGGAGATGATGGAGTTCCCGCCCGAGGAACTCTCCACTCACTACGACCGCTACGCCGGATTCTTCGACGCGCACGGCATCAGCATCGACGACCCGCTCGGCGAGTTCCGGCCGGCCGGCGGCGTTCCGGACGCGCCGACCACCCCCGAGAAACTCGACGACGCGACGTTCGAGAACGCCGCCGCCGGCTACGAGGACGACGTGTACGTCGAGACCGAGGACGGCGAGGTCAGGCGCGGTGACGTCGAGGAACCGGACGACGTCGACCCCGACGACAGCCCCTTCGCCTAG
- a CDS encoding class I SAM-dependent methyltransferase, protein MADTTTDTSSSTDHRAHSLDEVRETYAEQADQMDRFRWLNHLFTGRYRQRLFGRAEGRVLDVACGTGLNARYLPASTTYVGIDASPEMLEKARHRVGAWDRVEGLHEMDAQALEFPDDSFDTVVSSLSTCTFPDPVAALDEMARVCEPDGRVLLLEHGRSSVGPLARFQDWRADAHYENHSCRWNQEPLALLENSDLEVQSASTALLGVITAIEAAPSR, encoded by the coding sequence ATGGCCGACACGACTACGGACACCAGTTCGTCGACCGACCACCGCGCCCACTCGCTGGACGAGGTGCGGGAGACGTACGCCGAGCAAGCAGACCAGATGGACCGGTTCCGCTGGCTGAACCACCTGTTCACCGGCCGGTACCGCCAGCGCCTGTTCGGGCGTGCCGAGGGACGCGTCCTCGACGTCGCCTGCGGGACGGGACTGAACGCCCGCTACCTCCCGGCGTCTACCACTTACGTGGGCATCGACGCCAGCCCCGAGATGCTCGAGAAGGCCAGACACCGGGTGGGCGCCTGGGACCGCGTCGAGGGTCTCCACGAGATGGACGCCCAGGCCCTCGAGTTCCCCGACGACAGCTTCGACACCGTCGTCTCGTCGCTGTCGACGTGCACGTTCCCGGACCCGGTCGCCGCGCTCGACGAGATGGCGCGGGTGTGCGAGCCGGACGGCCGCGTCCTCCTGCTCGAACACGGGCGGAGTTCGGTCGGCCCGCTCGCGCGGTTCCAGGACTGGCGGGCGGACGCCCACTACGAGAACCACAGCTGTCGCTGGAACCAGGAACCACTCGCACTCCTCGAGAACTCCGACCTTGAAGTACAGAGCGCCTCGACGGCGCTGCTCGGCGTCATCACCGCCATCGAGGCCGCGCCGTCGCGGTGA
- a CDS encoding MBL fold metallo-hydrolase, giving the protein MTAELRPGVWWLSLRGVNAYLVEDGDDLTLVDAGMPWQAGKIRHGLEVAGFSASDLDRVLVTHYDLDHVGGLRSLVESAGDVEVYCGARDADVLTGLRKPPLGNRKGLFHRLTGFLVPAVDAPVHSVEDGDQIGGFEAIHTPGHTVGHTVYVHEDREAAMLGDLVRASDGSLEPSPALLSVDTDAVDASIKRVLDRAPDFQAACVGHGDPLRSGGRAALADAR; this is encoded by the coding sequence ATGACCGCGGAACTCCGCCCGGGCGTCTGGTGGCTCTCGCTGCGCGGCGTGAACGCCTACCTCGTCGAGGACGGCGACGACCTCACACTCGTCGACGCCGGGATGCCGTGGCAGGCCGGGAAGATTCGCCACGGACTGGAGGTCGCCGGCTTCTCGGCCAGCGACCTCGACCGCGTGCTCGTCACGCACTACGACCTCGACCACGTCGGGGGGCTACGGTCGCTGGTCGAGTCGGCGGGCGACGTCGAGGTGTACTGCGGTGCCCGCGACGCGGACGTGCTCACGGGACTCCGGAAACCGCCCCTCGGCAACCGGAAGGGGCTGTTCCACCGACTCACCGGCTTCCTCGTCCCCGCCGTCGACGCGCCGGTCCACAGCGTCGAGGACGGCGACCAGATCGGCGGCTTCGAGGCGATCCACACACCCGGCCACACGGTCGGACACACCGTCTACGTCCACGAGGACCGCGAGGCGGCGATGCTCGGCGACCTCGTGCGTGCGAGCGACGGCTCCCTCGAACCGTCGCCTGCGCTCCTGTCGGTCGACACTGACGCCGTCGACGCGAGTATCAAGCGGGTGCTGGACCGTGCCCCCGACTTCCAGGCGGCCTGCGTCGGTCACGGCGACCCCCTGCGGTCGGGTGGCCGGGCGGCGCTCGCGGACGCTCGCTAG
- the leuC gene encoding 3-isopropylmalate dehydratase large subunit, whose product MSEGTLYEKVWDRHAVTELPTGQTQLFVGLHLVHEVTSPQAFGMLEERGLEVAFPEHTHATVDHIVPTADQSRPYEGAAEEMMSELEANVREAGIQFDDPTTGRQGIVHVVGPEQGLTQPGKTIVCGDSHTATHGAFGALAFGIGTSQIRDVLATGCIAMEKQKVRRIEVTGELGEGVTPKDVILAVIRELGTDGGVGYVYEYGGPAVEAMDMAGRMSICNMSIEGGARAGYVNPDETTYDYLRGREKVPEGEAFEELKEYWESIRSDDDATYDDVVEIDGSTLEPTVTWGTTPGQSVGISEPIPHPEDLPPEKQDVARNSQAHLGVTPGDTMDGYPVDVAFLGSCTNARLPDLRAAADVVRGREVHEDVRAMVVPGSQRVKAAAEAEGLDEVFTEAGFDWRDAGCSMCLGMNEDQLEGAEACASSSNRNFVGRQGSKEGRTVLMSPPMVAAAAVTGEVTDVRELAPRGEVRQ is encoded by the coding sequence ATGAGCGAGGGTACGCTGTACGAGAAGGTGTGGGACCGGCACGCGGTGACCGAACTGCCGACCGGGCAGACACAGCTGTTCGTGGGCCTCCACCTCGTCCACGAGGTGACGAGCCCACAGGCGTTCGGGATGCTCGAGGAGCGCGGCCTGGAGGTGGCGTTCCCGGAGCACACGCACGCGACCGTCGACCACATTGTGCCGACCGCCGACCAGTCGCGGCCGTACGAGGGCGCCGCCGAAGAGATGATGAGCGAACTCGAGGCGAACGTTCGCGAGGCGGGCATCCAGTTCGACGACCCGACGACGGGCCGCCAGGGCATCGTCCACGTGGTCGGCCCGGAGCAGGGACTCACCCAGCCGGGGAAGACCATCGTCTGTGGCGACTCCCACACCGCGACCCACGGCGCGTTCGGCGCGCTCGCGTTCGGCATCGGCACCTCCCAGATCCGGGACGTGCTCGCCACCGGCTGTATCGCCATGGAGAAACAGAAGGTCCGCCGCATCGAGGTGACCGGTGAACTCGGTGAGGGCGTCACGCCGAAGGACGTGATTCTCGCGGTCATCCGCGAACTCGGCACCGACGGCGGCGTCGGCTACGTCTACGAGTACGGCGGCCCCGCCGTCGAGGCGATGGACATGGCCGGTCGGATGAGTATCTGTAACATGAGCATCGAGGGTGGCGCCCGCGCGGGGTACGTCAACCCCGACGAGACCACCTACGACTACCTGCGGGGCCGCGAGAAGGTGCCCGAAGGCGAGGCGTTCGAGGAACTGAAGGAGTACTGGGAGTCCATCCGCTCTGACGACGACGCGACCTACGACGACGTCGTCGAGATCGACGGCAGTACGCTCGAGCCGACCGTGACGTGGGGGACGACCCCCGGCCAGAGCGTCGGCATCTCCGAGCCGATTCCCCACCCGGAGGACCTCCCGCCCGAGAAACAGGACGTCGCGCGCAACTCCCAGGCGCACTTGGGCGTCACGCCCGGCGACACGATGGACGGCTACCCGGTCGACGTGGCGTTCCTCGGCTCCTGTACGAACGCGCGGCTACCGGACCTCAGAGCCGCGGCGGACGTCGTCCGCGGCCGCGAGGTCCACGAGGACGTCCGCGCGATGGTCGTCCCCGGCAGCCAGCGCGTGAAGGCCGCCGCAGAGGCCGAGGGCCTCGACGAGGTGTTCACGGAGGCTGGCTTCGACTGGCGGGACGCCGGCTGTTCGATGTGCCTCGGGATGAACGAGGACCAGCTGGAGGGCGCCGAGGCGTGTGCGTCGTCGTCGAACCGGAACTTCGTCGGGCGACAGGGCTCGAAGGAGGGGCGGACCGTGCTGATGAGTCCGCCGATGGTCGCCGCCGCCGCGGTGACCGGCGAGGTGACCGACGTGCGCGAACTGGCTCCGCGCGGGGAGGTGCGACAATGA
- a CDS encoding NAD(P)/FAD-dependent oxidoreductase, with translation MIAIVGGGIAGLAAAHRLQSHGHEARVFEAADQVGGLAATQETAGDPIEKFYHHLSASEETIVDLLAELGLGDDLQWPIGKNAYYVDGTVHPMDKPWEILAFPHWSLYDKFRLGMLTLDVDVRGGIPSFDTYERLEDFEDVPVEEFCIEHTTRNVYETFFEPLLEAKFGERMSDVSAAWLLGRIKFRGERDLLRGEPLGYLDGGFGRLNDALVDAVGHENIETGAQVTEIWDGEDGVESVTVQREGEAPKTVDVDAVVVATMPNVLESLTGYECDITFQGTVCSLVSMDRQLTDTYWLNIADKAPFGALIEHTNFVSPTRYGGEHLLYVPKYIQSPEDEVWQMDDGEVADHWLSGIEDLFPEFDRDHVNWVETFRNPRTAPVYERGYLDMVIPYDLATEGHEGVYYAGMASRAQYPERSLNGGIVAGYECADQIAGEE, from the coding sequence ATGATTGCCATCGTCGGTGGCGGTATCGCGGGACTCGCGGCCGCACACCGGCTCCAGTCCCACGGTCACGAGGCGCGCGTCTTCGAGGCGGCCGACCAGGTGGGCGGGCTCGCGGCGACCCAGGAGACCGCCGGGGACCCCATCGAGAAGTTCTACCACCACCTCTCGGCGTCCGAGGAGACCATCGTCGACCTGCTGGCGGAACTCGGCCTCGGCGACGACCTTCAGTGGCCCATCGGGAAGAACGCCTACTACGTCGACGGCACGGTCCACCCGATGGACAAGCCCTGGGAGATCCTCGCGTTCCCCCACTGGAGCCTCTACGACAAGTTCCGCCTCGGGATGCTCACCCTCGACGTGGACGTCCGAGGCGGCATCCCGAGCTTCGACACGTACGAGCGCCTGGAGGACTTCGAGGACGTCCCCGTCGAGGAGTTCTGTATCGAGCACACCACGCGGAACGTCTACGAGACGTTCTTCGAACCGCTGCTGGAGGCGAAGTTCGGCGAGCGGATGTCGGACGTGAGCGCGGCGTGGCTGCTCGGCCGCATCAAGTTCCGCGGCGAACGGGACCTGCTGCGCGGCGAACCGCTGGGCTACCTCGACGGCGGGTTCGGCCGCCTGAACGACGCGCTCGTCGACGCCGTCGGCCACGAGAACATCGAGACGGGGGCGCAGGTCACCGAGATCTGGGACGGGGAGGACGGCGTCGAGTCCGTGACCGTCCAGCGCGAGGGCGAAGCCCCGAAGACGGTCGACGTGGACGCCGTCGTCGTGGCCACGATGCCGAACGTCCTCGAGTCCCTCACTGGCTACGAGTGCGACATCACGTTCCAGGGGACTGTCTGCTCGCTGGTGAGCATGGACCGCCAGTTGACCGACACGTACTGGCTGAACATCGCGGACAAGGCGCCGTTCGGCGCGCTCATCGAGCACACGAACTTCGTCTCGCCGACACGCTACGGCGGCGAACACCTGCTGTACGTCCCGAAGTACATCCAGAGCCCCGAGGACGAGGTGTGGCAGATGGACGACGGCGAGGTGGCCGACCACTGGCTGTCGGGCATCGAGGACCTCTTCCCGGAGTTCGACCGCGACCACGTCAACTGGGTGGAGACGTTCCGCAACCCCCGGACAGCACCCGTCTACGAGCGCGGCTACCTCGACATGGTGATCCCCTACGACCTGGCCACGGAGGGCCACGAGGGCGTCTACTACGCCGGGATGGCGTCGCGCGCCCAGTACCCCGAGCGGTCGCTGAACGGCGGCATCGTCGCCGGGTACGAGTGCGCGGACCAGATCGCCGGCGAGGAGTAG
- a CDS encoding isocitrate/isopropylmalate dehydrogenase family protein has protein sequence MTEEIVVIPGDGIGAEVLPVAVDVLGAVGDFEFVRANAGDAVAAETGTPLPEETRAAAESADATLFGAAGETAADVVLPLRAAVDSFVNVRPARAYPGVEAVKPETDVVFLRENSEGVYGGHEATIADGVATTTRVITREATERLAEYACEFAPEGFTIAHKANVMRESDGLFLETVERVAEERGVPTEAELMDAMATHLVQSPEDYHTVVCPNLAGDVLSDLAAGLVGGLGLLPSANVGPERALFEPVHGSAPDIAGEGVANPTAAVLSAAMLLEFFDYDEEAQRARDAVEHVLAEGPRTPDVGGEATTEEMGAALADRL, from the coding sequence ATGACTGAGGAGATCGTGGTCATCCCGGGCGACGGCATCGGCGCGGAGGTCCTGCCGGTCGCCGTCGACGTGCTGGGGGCCGTCGGCGACTTCGAGTTCGTGCGCGCGAACGCGGGCGACGCGGTCGCCGCCGAGACCGGCACGCCGCTCCCCGAGGAGACACGGGCGGCGGCCGAATCGGCCGACGCGACGCTGTTCGGTGCGGCCGGCGAGACCGCCGCGGACGTCGTACTGCCGCTCCGCGCGGCCGTGGACTCGTTCGTGAACGTCCGACCGGCGCGCGCCTACCCCGGCGTGGAGGCGGTCAAGCCGGAGACGGACGTCGTCTTCCTCCGGGAGAACTCGGAGGGCGTCTACGGCGGCCACGAGGCGACGATCGCCGACGGCGTGGCGACGACCACTCGCGTCATCACCAGAGAGGCCACGGAGCGCCTCGCGGAGTACGCCTGCGAGTTCGCGCCGGAGGGGTTCACCATCGCCCACAAGGCCAACGTGATGCGCGAGAGCGACGGCCTGTTCCTGGAGACGGTCGAGCGGGTCGCCGAGGAGCGCGGCGTCCCGACGGAGGCCGAGCTGATGGACGCGATGGCGACGCACCTGGTGCAGTCTCCCGAGGACTACCACACCGTGGTCTGTCCGAACCTCGCGGGCGACGTACTCTCGGACCTGGCAGCCGGCCTCGTGGGCGGCCTGGGCCTCCTCCCGTCGGCGAACGTCGGCCCAGAGCGCGCGCTGTTCGAACCGGTCCACGGCTCCGCGCCGGACATCGCGGGCGAGGGCGTGGCGAACCCGACCGCGGCCGTGCTGTCGGCCGCGATGCTGCTGGAGTTCTTCGACTACGACGAGGAGGCTCAGCGCGCCCGTGATGCGGTCGAGCACGTACTCGCGGAGGGGCCGCGGACGCCCGACGTCGGCGGCGAGGCGACCACCGAGGAGATGGGCGCCGCACTCGCCGACCGACTCTGA
- the leuD gene encoding 3-isopropylmalate dehydratase small subunit, with product MSGPADTVRQVSGTGIPVRGNDIDTDQIIPARFLKVVTFDGLGQFAFFDQRFTDDDEQKDHPFNEERYQGASVLAVNANFGCGSSREHAPQALMRWGIDAVVGESFAEIFAGNCLALGIPTVTADAADVQALQDWIAANPDGDVEVDVAAAEIRYGDTTVDATVDDAQRRALVDGVWDTTALMGSNEQAVRETRASLPYTDD from the coding sequence ATGAGCGGTCCGGCCGACACCGTCCGACAGGTCTCGGGGACGGGGATTCCCGTGCGCGGTAACGACATCGACACGGACCAGATCATCCCGGCGCGCTTCCTGAAGGTCGTCACCTTCGACGGCCTCGGGCAGTTCGCGTTCTTCGACCAGCGGTTCACGGACGACGACGAGCAGAAGGACCACCCGTTCAACGAGGAGCGCTACCAGGGCGCGTCCGTGCTCGCCGTGAACGCGAACTTCGGCTGTGGCTCCTCCCGCGAGCACGCGCCACAGGCGCTGATGCGGTGGGGGATCGACGCCGTCGTCGGCGAGTCGTTCGCCGAGATCTTCGCGGGGAACTGCCTCGCGCTCGGCATCCCGACCGTCACCGCCGACGCCGCGGACGTGCAGGCGCTCCAGGACTGGATCGCCGCGAACCCCGACGGCGACGTCGAGGTCGACGTCGCGGCGGCGGAGATCCGCTACGGCGACACGACCGTCGACGCGACCGTGGACGACGCACAGCGACGTGCGCTCGTCGACGGCGTCTGGGACACGACCGCGCTGATGGGGTCGAACGAACAGGCCGTGCGCGAGACTCGCGCCTCCCTCCCCTACACCGATGACTGA
- a CDS encoding homoserine kinase, with the protein MITVRAPATSANLGSGFDVFGVALDRPADLVSVERAAETTIEVTGMGAQYVPEDPAKNTAGVVADALDAPAHIRIDKGVRPSSGLGSSASSAAGAAVALDALYDRQHTPEELVRIAAEGEAAASGDAHADNVAPAILGGFTVVREDGIEQVDADVPLVVCLPEIVVSTRDARDVVPQSASIEDLVETVGAAATLTVGMCRDDPAQVGRGLEEHLVTPARAALVDGYDAACEAARNAGATGVTISGAGPAVLAVCRAGDRRRVASELVEGFESAGVDATSYPTAIGDGATIL; encoded by the coding sequence ATGATTACCGTCCGCGCGCCGGCGACGAGCGCCAACCTCGGCAGCGGATTCGACGTGTTCGGGGTTGCCCTCGACCGGCCCGCGGACCTCGTCAGTGTCGAACGCGCCGCCGAGACGACCATCGAGGTGACGGGCATGGGTGCCCAGTACGTCCCCGAGGACCCCGCGAAGAACACCGCGGGTGTCGTCGCGGACGCCCTCGACGCGCCGGCACACATCCGCATCGACAAGGGCGTCCGGCCGTCATCGGGCCTCGGCTCGTCGGCCTCGAGTGCTGCCGGGGCGGCCGTCGCCCTCGACGCGCTGTACGACCGTCAGCACACCCCCGAAGAACTCGTCCGCATCGCCGCGGAGGGGGAGGCTGCCGCCTCCGGGGACGCCCACGCGGACAACGTCGCGCCCGCCATCCTCGGCGGGTTCACGGTCGTCCGCGAGGACGGCATCGAGCAGGTCGACGCCGACGTCCCGCTCGTCGTCTGTCTCCCGGAGATCGTCGTCTCCACGCGTGACGCGCGTGACGTCGTCCCGCAGTCCGCGTCCATCGAGGACCTCGTGGAGACGGTCGGCGCCGCGGCGACGCTCACGGTCGGGATGTGCCGGGACGACCCGGCGCAGGTCGGGCGCGGCCTCGAAGAACACCTCGTCACGCCCGCTCGCGCCGCGCTCGTCGACGGCTACGACGCTGCCTGTGAGGCCGCCCGGAACGCGGGTGCGACGGGCGTCACCATCAGCGGCGCCGGTCCCGCCGTCCTCGCCGTCTGCCGGGCGGGCGACCGACGGCGCGTCGCGAGTGAGCTGGTCGAGGGGTTCGAGAGTGCCGGCGTCGACGCAACCTCCTACCCCACCGCAATCGGAGACGGCGCGACGATCCTGTAG